In a single window of the Halobaculum lipolyticum genome:
- a CDS encoding DsbA family protein: protein MDDPHTTTRRRLLAGAAGASLTGLAGCTGGTTSGSAVESLPRPVRGDPDAGVTVAVFADFACPHCRTFATDVLPDLESAYLDDGVVRYEHWDFPIPVADRWSWRAAGAARAVQDTVGTDAFFAFVDSLFSAGWSNGRAQYTDGLLRQFAEQAGGDPDEVLRAADEERYRPVVERDRETGIERGAEGTPAVFVDGTLLDGYDYDTVAAAVERAR from the coding sequence ATGGACGACCCGCACACGACGACGCGGCGACGGCTCCTCGCCGGCGCCGCCGGCGCGTCGCTGACCGGACTCGCGGGCTGTACGGGCGGGACGACGAGCGGGTCGGCGGTCGAGTCGCTCCCCCGGCCGGTCCGCGGCGACCCCGACGCCGGCGTCACCGTCGCCGTGTTCGCGGACTTCGCGTGTCCCCACTGTCGGACGTTCGCGACGGACGTGCTCCCGGACCTCGAGAGCGCGTACCTCGACGACGGCGTGGTCCGGTACGAACACTGGGACTTCCCCATCCCGGTCGCCGACCGCTGGTCGTGGCGCGCCGCCGGCGCCGCACGCGCCGTCCAAGACACCGTGGGGACGGACGCCTTCTTCGCCTTCGTCGACTCGCTGTTCTCGGCTGGGTGGTCGAACGGCCGGGCGCAGTACACCGACGGCCTGCTCCGGCAGTTCGCCGAGCAGGCCGGGGGCGACCCCGACGAGGTACTGCGGGCGGCCGACGAGGAGCGATACCGTCCCGTCGTCGAGCGCGACCGCGAGACGGGTATCGAGCGCGGCGCCGAGGGGACCCCCGCCGTGTTCGTCGACGGGACGCTGCTCGACGGCTACGACTACGACACCGTCGCGGCGGCCGTCGAGCGAGCGCGGTGA
- a CDS encoding heavy metal translocating P-type ATPase gives MSIERRGGRGEAGAVAIERLLENTPGVDDAAVSFRLGSVHVTYDPDSIAEADLERLVREHSVRVRDEDESPAEEGHVTGTELRREAVFVGLTLLGMATGLATGYLDGPPLVRWVGYGVAYGFGGWYGLVGAVETLRHRAVDIDLLMIVAALGALSIGAPFEGAMLLFLFSLSNTLQHYAIGRSRRAIRSLIEMRPESAQVLREGEEVTVPIDEVAVGDVFVVRPGDRIPLDGVVESGESAVDQASLTGESMPVSKAPGDEVFGGTINESGSLEIAVTREAHESAITRLIHMVERAQSEKAPTQRLIDRLEQPYVLGVFGLTIAAIAVPLALGGPFTSTFYRAMTLMVAASPCAVIISTPAAVLSAIASGGRQGVLFKGGGHVETAATVDAVAFDKTGTLTQGNTQLTDVIPRDGAGDVVSSEDALLALAAAVQARSEHHLARATVAAAAERSLSVADAEGFQAVAGKGVRATVDGATVHIGNRSYVETVVATPSGDGVEEGLSRLESLEAEGKTSVVVARETDAGVSVLGWLAFTDALRPGAAEMVAELRALGVEQIVMVTGDNERVAKRIAAAAGIDEVQAELLPEQKVETVERLESRYGSVAMVGDGVNDAPALATASLGVAMGGAGTDVALETADVVLMGDDLAKIPYVLRLGRRTRRTLTVNLAIAFGAIALMVGTILLRGIPLPLAVIGHEGSTVLVSLNGLRLLSYR, from the coding sequence TTGTCGATCGAGCGGCGTGGCGGGCGCGGCGAGGCGGGCGCGGTCGCGATCGAACGGCTGCTGGAGAACACGCCGGGCGTCGACGACGCGGCGGTTTCGTTCCGACTCGGCAGCGTCCACGTCACGTACGATCCCGACAGCATCGCCGAAGCGGACCTCGAACGACTGGTCCGCGAGCACAGCGTCCGCGTTCGCGACGAGGACGAGTCGCCCGCCGAGGAGGGCCACGTGACGGGGACGGAACTCCGGCGCGAAGCCGTCTTCGTCGGCTTGACGCTCCTCGGGATGGCGACCGGGCTGGCGACGGGGTACCTCGACGGTCCGCCGCTGGTGCGGTGGGTGGGGTACGGTGTCGCGTACGGCTTCGGCGGCTGGTACGGGCTCGTCGGCGCGGTCGAGACCCTCCGCCACCGCGCGGTCGACATCGACCTGTTGATGATCGTCGCCGCGCTCGGCGCCCTCTCGATCGGCGCGCCGTTCGAGGGAGCGATGCTGCTGTTCCTGTTCTCGCTGTCGAACACGCTCCAACACTACGCGATCGGCCGCTCCCGGCGAGCGATCCGGTCGCTCATCGAGATGCGCCCGGAGTCGGCACAGGTGCTGCGCGAGGGCGAGGAGGTCACCGTGCCCATCGACGAGGTCGCGGTCGGCGACGTGTTCGTCGTTCGGCCGGGCGACCGGATCCCGCTGGACGGCGTCGTCGAGTCCGGAGAGAGCGCGGTCGATCAGGCCTCGCTCACCGGCGAGTCGATGCCGGTGTCGAAGGCGCCGGGCGACGAGGTGTTCGGGGGGACGATCAACGAGAGCGGGAGCTTGGAGATCGCGGTCACGCGGGAGGCCCACGAGTCGGCCATCACCCGCCTCATCCACATGGTCGAACGGGCACAGAGCGAGAAAGCCCCGACCCAACGGCTCATCGACCGGCTCGAACAGCCGTACGTGCTGGGGGTGTTCGGACTCACGATCGCGGCGATCGCCGTCCCGCTTGCCCTCGGCGGCCCGTTCACGAGCACCTTCTATCGAGCGATGACGCTCATGGTCGCCGCCTCGCCGTGTGCCGTCATCATCTCGACGCCCGCCGCGGTCCTGTCTGCGATCGCTTCCGGCGGCCGCCAAGGTGTCCTGTTCAAGGGCGGCGGGCACGTCGAGACGGCAGCGACCGTCGACGCCGTGGCGTTCGACAAGACGGGGACGCTCACGCAGGGGAACACGCAGTTGACGGACGTGATCCCCCGAGACGGGGCGGGCGACGTGGTCTCGAGCGAGGACGCCCTGCTCGCGCTCGCGGCCGCCGTCCAGGCACGCTCCGAGCACCACTTGGCACGGGCGACCGTCGCCGCCGCGGCGGAGCGGTCGCTGTCGGTCGCCGACGCGGAGGGGTTTCAGGCGGTAGCGGGGAAGGGCGTTCGAGCGACCGTCGACGGCGCGACGGTCCACATCGGCAACCGGAGCTACGTCGAGACCGTCGTCGCGACCCCCTCGGGCGACGGGGTCGAGGAGGGACTCTCGCGACTAGAGTCGCTGGAGGCGGAGGGGAAGACGAGCGTCGTCGTCGCTCGGGAGACGGACGCCGGCGTCAGCGTACTCGGCTGGCTCGCCTTCACCGACGCCCTGCGCCCGGGGGCCGCGGAGATGGTCGCCGAGTTGCGAGCCCTCGGAGTCGAGCAGATCGTGATGGTGACCGGCGACAACGAGCGGGTGGCAAAACGGATCGCGGCGGCGGCCGGGATCGACGAGGTTCAGGCGGAGTTGCTCCCCGAACAGAAGGTGGAGACCGTCGAACGACTGGAGTCGCGCTACGGGAGCGTCGCGATGGTGGGGGACGGTGTCAACGACGCCCCGGCGCTCGCGACGGCGAGCCTCGGCGTCGCGATGGGCGGCGCGGGGACGGACGTCGCCCTCGAAACCGCCGACGTCGTGTTGATGGGCGACGACCTCGCCAAGATCCCGTACGTCCTCCGGTTGGGACGGAGGACGCGTCGGACACTCACGGTCAACCTCGCCATCGCGTTCGGCGCGATCGCGTTGATGGTGGGCACGATCCTCCTGCGCGGGATCCCGCTCCCGCTCGCCGTGATCGGCCACGAAGGGTCGACCGTGCTCGTCTCGTTGAACGGGCTTCGGTTACTGAGCTATCGGTGA
- a CDS encoding universal stress protein, with amino-acid sequence MSETMLVPIDGSVPAERALRYAVATFPTASITTLYVVDPVESVIASEAGGLSEAEAWYETERERGTEIHDAAAEIAAEYGVELTAVTEVGRPAPTILDYCEEHGIDQIVMGSHGRTGIERAVLGSVAERVVRRSRKTVTVVR; translated from the coding sequence ATGTCAGAGACGATGCTCGTTCCGATCGACGGGTCGGTGCCCGCGGAGCGAGCGTTGCGGTACGCCGTAGCGACCTTCCCGACGGCGTCGATCACGACGTTGTACGTCGTGGACCCGGTCGAGTCGGTCATCGCGTCCGAGGCGGGCGGGCTGTCCGAGGCCGAGGCGTGGTACGAGACCGAGCGGGAGCGGGGGACCGAGATACACGATGCCGCGGCGGAGATCGCCGCGGAGTACGGGGTCGAACTCACGGCCGTCACGGAGGTGGGGCGACCGGCGCCGACGATCCTCGATTACTGTGAGGAACACGGGATCGACCAGATCGTGATGGGGAGCCACGGTCGAACGGGGATCGAGCGCGCGGTCCTCGGAAGCGTGGCCGAACGGGTCGTGCGGCGGAGTCGAAAGACCGTGACCGTCGTGCGATGA